In one Pygocentrus nattereri isolate fPygNat1 chromosome 21, fPygNat1.pri, whole genome shotgun sequence genomic region, the following are encoded:
- the zgc:113184 gene encoding TRAF family member-associated NF-kappa-B activator isoform X2 has protein sequence MEEAYTALYQEFLRLQALCLKQADMLQRLTEALRRQQGDAAISPIAGAMDRLQLNPAWREANLNSHDETVSMGPTRQKGALEPSILEELRQAEHRWHSSQPPKQTRRPWSSSFMNSEMLSQAGGLLMSGVTLQSQVCEFCHAVFPGHTTTRGEFLRHLTTHTT, from the exons ATGGAGGAAGCGTACACAGCCTTGTATCAGGAGTTTCTCCGGCTTCAGGCGCTCTGCCTGAAACAAGCTGACATGCTACAGCGTCTTACTGAGGCACTCAGAAGACAGCAAG GTGATGCTGCGATCTCTCCCATTGCTGGAGCAATGGACAGACTACAGCTCAACCCAGCATGGAGGGAGGCAAACCTGAACAGTCATGATGAGACAGTGTCAATGGGTCCTACAAGACAAAAAGGGGCCCTGGAGCCCAGCATATTGGAGGAGTTAAGGCAGGCAGAGCACCGGTGGCATAGCAGTCAACCACCTAAACAGACACgg AGACCGTGGTCCTCCTCCTTCATGAACAGTGAGATGCTGAGCCAGGCCGGGGGTCTGCTGATGTCGGGGGTTACACTGCAGTCTCAAGTGTGCGAGTTCTGCCATGCTGTGTTTCCTGGACATACCACCACCAGGGGAGAGTTTCTTCGCCATCTGACAACCCATACCACATGA
- the zgc:113184 gene encoding TRAF family member-associated NF-kappa-B activator isoform X1, giving the protein MEEAYTALYQEFLRLQALCLKQADMLQRLTEALRRQQGLPPVSNEDLEDLVSIPIQCTDDENLAYPQGHAQAGQMQTFAPHSGGDAAISPIAGAMDRLQLNPAWREANLNSHDETVSMGPTRQKGALEPSILEELRQAEHRWHSSQPPKQTRRPWSSSFMNSEMLSQAGGLLMSGVTLQSQVCEFCHAVFPGHTTTRGEFLRHLTTHTT; this is encoded by the exons ATGGAGGAAGCGTACACAGCCTTGTATCAGGAGTTTCTCCGGCTTCAGGCGCTCTGCCTGAAACAAGCTGACATGCTACAGCGTCTTACTGAGGCACTCAGAAGACAGCAAG GTCTACCTCCTGTTTCTAATGAAGACCTTGAGGACTTGGTTTCTATCCCAATCCAGTGTACGGATGATGAGAACCTCGCTTATCCTCAGGGTCATGCACAAGCAGGTCAAATGCAGACCTTTGCACCACACAGTGGAG GTGATGCTGCGATCTCTCCCATTGCTGGAGCAATGGACAGACTACAGCTCAACCCAGCATGGAGGGAGGCAAACCTGAACAGTCATGATGAGACAGTGTCAATGGGTCCTACAAGACAAAAAGGGGCCCTGGAGCCCAGCATATTGGAGGAGTTAAGGCAGGCAGAGCACCGGTGGCATAGCAGTCAACCACCTAAACAGACACgg AGACCGTGGTCCTCCTCCTTCATGAACAGTGAGATGCTGAGCCAGGCCGGGGGTCTGCTGATGTCGGGGGTTACACTGCAGTCTCAAGTGTGCGAGTTCTGCCATGCTGTGTTTCCTGGACATACCACCACCAGGGGAGAGTTTCTTCGCCATCTGACAACCCATACCACATGA